Genomic segment of Cervus elaphus chromosome 15, mCerEla1.1, whole genome shotgun sequence:
GACAAGCAGAAGGCTGGTTTGCATCTGGAGACAGAGCTTGCTAGGAGTGCGTATTCTCTTTAAGAAATGTCACAACAGGGTTTATTAATAAATGCTAATAGCTTATTTTCCAAAAACAAGATTTTATATTTACTCTATCAAAGAATTGACTTACTATTGTCCACATAAAAGGAAAATGTACTATGGTTTAAGACTTAAAACAAGGTAAgtgggcttttcttttttcctaagtgGGCCACAGTTTCTGCCAAGCTCTCTGATGTtcttttctgaaggaaaaaaataccctGGGGATTCTAGACCTTTCTTGCCTTGTACAGCTTTCCCAATATCCCCACctccaccattttttttttttttttcagtttggtgAGACTCAGCATAATAAAGTAACatgaaaagatggaaaagaataagtGCTAGAAGTTTCCACACTGAGTACCTTTAGGAGTAAGATTGGTAATAGTATTTTCTGCAATATAGGGATACAAATAACACCTAACCACAAACTGTTACGAAAATAGCCCCAAATCCTGGCAGAATTCAGCCCAGCAATTTAACATGATGAAATGATGCGACTGATCTAGCCTTTTCTCTCCCCTCTCACAAACGTCTGAAATTCCCTGTAACAAGATCTGACCTGTAAGAATTCTACAAAGAACTTCTGCCAACTTGCTTCAAAGAATAATAGACaaaaattacagaaatgcaaCAGTTTAACTTGCTGATACAGGTTTTGATTTTAATCACTAGAAGCAGAACAGTGTTTTGATCTCTGTCACTAACGACGATGGACCCGTCTCAGACGGGCAGAGGCAGTGCTGGTCTGTGCACTGACCAGGGACCGCATAAGCGAGCCTCTCCACCTCGGGTCTCGGCTGCTGTGTCTTACTTCTCTGAGAGGCCTGCTTCATAAACAGTCATCAGATCTAATCTTGACACTGCTTTGTCACCCACAGACGTTTTACAAATTGAGACGTCTCTTGTCTACCTTACACTCTGTAGAGTATGTGCATAGGAGACCTCTGGCTCACTCGAAACTCCAATATTCTAAAATATGCATTTACTGGTACAGACATCAGTGGCCTTGAGACTGACGTCAAGTTAATTTCAACATCATTTGGTtcagttttgctttgctttttgccTTTATCTTTGTGCTGTGTTTAGATTTCATAGTGTTAAATCATTTGGTAATGCTTGCAACTAGCAGAGCTAGATATTTATCATGCTAAAGAAAATCTCCAGACATaaatcaacatcagtcctcccaattaTGGGATACAATCAAACCCTGAGCCCGCACTGGAGGAAGTGTCGCCTGTAAATTTGTGTCCTTAGGTGATTAATAGAGTAATCCTTCTAAGTCCCTGGTGTGTGAGGGAGCAGCAGTGGCCCAGAGCTTGGCAGAACAGGGGAGGTATGCGCCCCACTGTGTGTCCCTGGCTCCCACCACACACGCAAAGGTAAGTGCTCAGTGCAGGCTGGCTTTCTCTGTTACCGTGGACACTTCCTAAACACTTGCTGAGCGCAAAGTAGGTTTGAAAGAGGCGGTCAAGGTGCAGAGGAGAGAGCAGGAGAGCCTGTTACAGCAACGGCTGTGACCACTGTCGCATCAGTCTTCTCACTCTGGGCTCGGCAAGGCGCGCGGCACGGACTGAGGATACCCAGCGGGACATAAGGACTTAACAATGTATATAAAGCGTGTCGTGACAGATGTGTTTTACCAAGGCCAGTGTTACAGAGGTCATGCTGTAGGTCAGCGTTGGCAGCCTTGTGTCAGCTACCAGCTCCGCACTTCCAGCAAGTGGATGTCCCCGTCGATCTCCAGCGTGTCGATTTTACTCAGCTCCTTAAATCTGTGCTTGTACTCCAGGCTGTGGACACCGTTTACCGCGACTTTGAATTCTCTCACGTCACAGTAAATTATCATCTGGAAGGAAAGCACACATGAGGGTTCCCCAGGCTTTAGAAGTTTTTGTGTCTTGCAcacagaatgttaaaaaataaaccatttaGTTCTTCTCCCAGCCTGCCAGCGCTGACACCCTGCCATGGTTTCTAAGCTCTGATGAAAGTGTATCTGGTGGTGGCACTTTCTGTCTTGTCCCACTCAGGGAAGTGACTCGCACGTACCTGGAACCTCACTGTGGCCTGAGGCCCACTGGCCGCTCTGTCCCCTGCTCCTGCCCCGGCTCTCAGGGAAGTGGAAAGTCGCCCTCCTCGAGACACGTGGGAACTCAAtcgaaggagaagagggagctgCTTCGTGCCCACAGCCCAGGAACCCAGGGGCTTGGGTCCTCACCTCTCTGCCTCAAACTTGGGTTTGGGGCAGCTCAGAAAATATGGACCCCAGATCAGGGCACCTGGCAGGGACTGCACCACTGCCTGGTGACTCGGACCCCCACCCCACTCAGCACACTGTTTCTCTAACGCTGGTCAAAGCTCCTTGTTCTGTGAGCCTCTGCATTCTGGCAGAGAGGCAGTTCAGAGTCATCACTGGTGTCAGCCCGTCAGTGCTAACAGAAGAGTCTGCTGTCCTTTACATCCCCCGTACACCTCAACCTTTTCCCCTGCTACCGTGTTCCTTGTGCCAGTCCGGCCACCCCCTCCGCCCCGTTTCCCCCCTCACTGCAGAGCCCCCTGGGGCGAGTCCACGGTTCTCCCCtcgctccctgcccccaccccagaggcAGACAGAGGCGCAAAGTCTGGATCCTCAAAGCAGCAAACTGAGTGTCTCTTTTCTTTCGATAGGACTAGTAGAAATGACTGCTGGGGGAGATTAGGAagggggaaattccatggatgataGCAATAAGTGACACAGATGAAGGCAGAAGGCTGATGCAGAGAACTGGGGGAGCGCTCCGTGACTGGGGGTCCCTGCGCTCACAACAATGGTGGAAACCCCAGTTTGAACCAGGCAGAAAGACTTCTCTGGTGACGGACACTTAACAGTCTCCACAGAGCAGAGGACACACCACCCCAACAGGCTCAGAAGGGAAAACGGCTCCTACGGGACCTCAGAGCACGTGAAGAGCCAGCATGTTACAAATGGGAGAATTTATTATTGTCCTCTTTCACATTAATGCAGTAGTCCCAAACTTGGGGCTCAAACTGGTCAAAAAAGAAGACACTAGTTCCCAGTCACCAACCACAAGGATCGACCTTCCAGAGCATCCACCGCTTCTTCAGTGAACCCACATCACCCACACACCCTGACATCTGCCAAGTCAGCAACCCCAGGGCTGCACTTCCCACCTCAGCGACTTGTCCATACGTCCACAACATCTGAAAAACGCAGTGTACCCACATCCTTCTGAATCCCAAACCAGTATCCATCACTTCCAGAGAACCTGTGCTTGGCTTACTTCTGTTACTTCACACACGCCAGGGCATGCCTTAGACTGGAACTTATTAATAAAACTAATGTCAGATTGCCACCTTATATTCAGCCTGATGTTCGTGCTTTCAGCAACTCTGAGGAGTCTGGCGAGCTCGAATTGTCCAGAGCACGTGACAGTTTAAAATGTGGAGGCATGATCGAAATCAGTGACCCTCAGTGACCACATGAGGAGTCAGTCACGTGAGCTAGTGAGGGTGTCCGGCCAACCACGCGGCATCCGACGCCTGGAGGCACACCTGGGGAGAGGCTGTGTTGTGAGACTCCACCTCTGGGGGCTCCAAGTCCTGATGGCCTAAATGTGTCTTTCTCTGAAGATACACAAGCAGGATCGCTTGGAAGAAAGTGCTGCCTCCTCAGCTGCATGTCAACAAGACGACAGGGCAAGGAGGCTCAGCTCCCATGTCCTCGTGGTCACTTAGGGTTCAACATGTTACTCAGCCCTGAGACCAGGTTCCTGTTAAAATTCCTATTAACTAATAGGGGCTACACAGAAACTGTCATCATGAAAACACATGTCAAATAATTCCAATGTAAATAATGTGGCACTCGACTGGCTTGGCCGTTTATGCTGATTAACCTATGTTACAAAACGGCATTCAAAATAAGTCTCCAGCTAAACAAAACCACACACAAGCTCCACATATTAAGCTGTACTTGATCTaaatagtgaaagtcgctcagtcgtgtctgacttttttcggCCCCATGgacaaagtccatggaattctccaggccagaatactggagtcggtagcctttcccttctccaggggatctttccaacccagggatcgaacccaggtctcccacactgcaggcggattctgcaccagctgagccacaagggaatcccaagaagacaacagtgggtagcctatcccttctccagtggatcttcccaacccaggaatcaaccagggtctcctgcattgcaggtggagtcttaccAACTGATCTATGACGGAAGCCCAGGATGGACAATTTATCCTACCCCTGCCCCCAGGATTCTTTTTCCTATCtcgttttaaaaaaagataatcatcTCACCTCAAAGTACATCCCAGGACTAAAAGGGAAACAGGtaatatttctctcttcttctccccAGGCCTCCCGAAGAAAAGAATTTCTTACAAATGCTTTCATATTCAGGCGTGGGTTCAAGTGGAGAGCAATATCCTTGGATTTTCCTGATAGCAGATCAACAGTAAAGCTTTtgagagaattaaagaaaaaactaattAGCCAAGGAGAAGAGAGGGGTGCAGTTTTAACAATAAGAATTAAGCTGATGACACAGCACACATAGACTCAGGACCCAGGAATGCCAGTGGAGGTGATCTTTAAAATTGTGAGTCAGTATACCATTGGTATAAATAtgttatttgcaaaataaaaatatggaaagcTTAAAGATCAGTGTTTAAGACTATAAATCCGATTGGGAAGAAATTAATGGGTTAGAATAAGTGACCCAAAAGACCACATCTGTCACGGGAATAGGGTCCCTCCAAAGTAGAAACACTAAACATTTACAAGTATCCTGTTCTTCAAAGTgtactgtgtgtgctcagccgtgtctctttgcgaccccttggactgtagcccgccaggctcctctgtccatgggattctccaggcaagaacactggagcaagctgccatttccttttccaggggatcttcccaacccagggactgaagctgagCCTCATGTggcctgcagtggcaggcaggttctttaccactagcgccacctgggaaaataGCTCTCACTTCAAACTTTCAGAACTCTGGACATCTCTGGAAAAGATTATAAAAGCAGGAATTCTTTAAGTCCCATGACGAGAGAAGTCCTGACAAAACTGATATGCTCTCATACGCTGCCCTGCAGTTCAAGGCAAGGGCGTGCCTTACGGACAAAAAGCCACCCTCCTGTGTAGCCACAAAAAGCCTAGGACTCTGCCACCAACTTATCCTTAGCAGTCTGCCTGCCTCTGGCTTTAACTGGCTTATTTCTCAAATGAAGCTTATGACGCTAGCCCGACTTGCACCTCACGAGACTGCTGTGACAGGGTTATAGCCGTAAGAGACACCCACGGCAGCATCTGCACTTTTACGGTCACTTAACGACACTGACCCTTTGGCGTTTGTATTTACTTCTCCTTTTATGACGACAGTCCGTCCAGGGCCCATGGAGGAGTTCAACCTTGCTACGAACGGCAGAGTCTGCAAAGAAACCCCAGTCAGTGCCAGGCGACCTCAGAAAGAGATCTCGGGGGAGAACTGGCTGAAGACACCGGGACATGTTTAAAGGCCGTGACCCTGTGACCCCCGCGAAGGGACAGATGAGTCTGCCTGGGTCCCAGGTGGGTCCCCGGCCGTTAGCACTGTGCCGGCTCCCAGCAGACTCTCCGAGAGGCTGTTTCAGACCATGAAGTGAATGGGTGTGGGGGGGAGCTGGGCCTCCCTGAGTGACACTCCCGCTGAGATGTCACCTCGGCTGGGGTCTGACGCGTGCTCTGTGtccagcctggaggggaggcggCCGAGGCGGGGGCAGTTACGGAAACACACTTGGGGCTCAGGGACCTGCTCTCCGTCCACGATACACAATGCCAGTGCCAAGTGGCTGCTTCGGGCTTGGACTGGGGGTGGAGGTTATGCGACTAGCTAACTAAAACTTAACTCGCTACACAGAATTAGGAAAATTTTGGCTCTTCAAACCTTTGACAAACAGTTGATAGGTAGTATTTTGGTGCAAGTCAAAGTGTGATTGGCTGGCGAACCTTTGCTCTTGGTGTAGACAGTTCTGGGGACGATTTTAGAAATGTCTCCTCTATTACTAGGCTGTAGGGAAACAGTTCTGTGATAAGGTATGGAATAAGTGAAGCTGTCTTCCAAGGTTTAAACTTCATCTCCTGGACACTCATAAAAAGGTTCCACATGTTATATAGCAAAAATACTTACAAGCTGTGACCCGCCAGACTTTTGTACCTattggaaaagaaagacaaaatgagaATGTGTGACAGACAAGCAAGAAATAGACTGTGTAACATGAGCAATCATTTCCTGGTGGTACGACTGGGACAGCGGGGCCTCCCGGCCCTGGGCggggggacaggcaggggccAGAGCTTTCTGAACACGAGCAGGGCGCTGCAGAGCCACGCAGGCTGGGGGCAGCCCGCCTGTCCTACTCATCGTCTCAGTTCCGTAACTCCTCCGTGCGCTAGGCATCTTCCAGAGGCCACACGTGGGGTCAGACATGGCTTACTTCTTTCCAGGGTGCGCCCCAGATGCTGAGATTAGAGTCTACTTATGAACGTGTCGAGATCGGTTAAGACCTCACTTTTCTCCACTAATAACAGCTAAAAGGTCTGAACTGCACTTGTTTCCATGGGGAACAAGTGGAAACGTGGAAGTTGTTTACTGATTCATTGGCTGTGCTCACTATGTATAAACACCTCCTGCCAGCCCTACTCAGCAGCTAAGAGTTCTTTGTACATTAAGATGGGTGGGGAGTGGTCAGATCACTGAGTCTAAACAGCAAGACTTAACGCAACCGGCACCCTGAGTACATGCCTCAATTTTCAACTTCCAGCatgttaattattaaaaatgtaagtGTTCACATTAAAAACATGGtttcatattaaaaatgtaagtgttcatattaaaaatgttttcatattaaaAACATAACTTAAAAAAACTCAGCCTGCCTGCCACCTAGTTTACATGACaactaaaaagacatttttagacatttttaaactttaagagatttaataattacattttctttacttATCCCTGTCTGTTCCAGAGTAGATCCTTGGGTACTTCCTAAATCCTGAAAAAAAGTTCAGATAATGTTTAACATCCATCAGAATTCTAAATATAATCTTCTTGACATatcaaaaaaatcataaatggtACTAAACATGAAAATATGGAAGTATCAAAAAATGCAGGCACATTAGCATTCTTCTCCTACTACCAAACTGACAAAAGTTGGAGGTAAGAAAAAGTGTGAAGACTGAGCGAATGTATACAGATCTTGAGACTGTAATTTGTTTTACTGTCTGTGGAGGGCAGGTTAGCAATTTCAAGTGGACATCCCACTGCTGGGAAACAGTTTTAGAGAGAACTACTCCACTGTACTCCCACGTCAAGGAAATACCCCCACTCCAGCTATAAAGGGTTGGTTGGCTGGTTGTGGTTATCACTTCAGGTTTTTTGTTAGAACCATGCTAGATTTGAGATCTACAGGCAGTAAGCTCTAGTCAATGATTAGCATCCTACTAGTCTGAATATTTACTTCTAAGAAATGAACACACTAGTGAGGGATATATTTACACTGTTTTCATCTCAACAGATGATGTTAGTTAAAGATGTTTCTTACCATTTCATCAGAAGACGCCACCAGAGGAgacccccatcccccctcccccccctccTGTGGAAGGGCCCTCAccgagctgaagctgaagcccacAGAGTGAAGGATGACGCTGCCGTAAACACCCAGCGTGTCGATCCTCTCTGGGCTGATCCTGTGGGCATACAGCAGGGTGTGCTTTCCATTGACAGCCACCTGGACAAACGGAAAACAGCAGCCTCCTCCAataaagcacttaataaatgaattttattaatttatccaaGTTTAAACCTGCTGACTCAGATTTAGGTTGAGACTTTTCCCCAGTGGTCTCCGCATGACACGTCTGACCAAACTGTGATGAAAGCACCCACAACTGGCAGCACTCTCAACTTCCTTGGAGTTCTTCATCTGACTGAACACCAGGGACACTCTCCAGACAGATCACGCATCTGTGAACGCATGACCACATCCCCGCGTGTAGCAGGCCTGTACATGAGACACCCTGGCTGCCCATGAGCCCTGGCAGAGACCTGCCCCACGACCTCATCACCCTGCTGTCCTGAGGACCAGACTCTGGAGACCACCCCGCACGAGGCCGGTGCTCCACACACATCTGGGtactttgctgaatgaatgaacctgGGCAAGTGACCCAAGCTCTCTGAAATTCCTATCCGTGAGCAGGAAGCACGCGCCCTCCAGACGCCGCTGCTGGGAGGAGATGACCCCCTCGTGAGACTGCAGCCAGTGCCTGACCAAGAGGGCACCAGTGCTCCgggctcctcctccctccctcccagatgCCAGGACACGTGTACGGAGTGTCGGGAAGACACGCAGAACACAACATGGTCTCTGACCTCAAGGAGCTGAAAATCCCATTGGAAGGCAAGAGAAATGCagggaaaaaaaccaaagcaCAACAGTA
This window contains:
- the LGALS8 gene encoding galectin-8 isoform X2 — protein: MMSLNNLQNVIYNPVIPYVGTISEQLEPGTLIVLRGHVPSDSDRFQVDLQCGSSVKPRADVAFHFNPRFKRANCIVCNTLRNEKWGREEITYDMPFKKEKSFEIVIMVLKEKFQVAVNGKHTLLYAHRISPERIDTLGVYGSVILHSVGFSFSSDLGSTQGSTLEQTGISKENVQKSGGSQLPSNRGDISKIVPRTVYTKSKGSPANHTLTCTKILPINCLSKTLPFVARLNSSMGPGRTVVIKGEVNTNAKGFTVDLLSGKSKDIALHLNPRLNMKAFVRNSFLREAWGEEERNITCFPFSPGMYFEMIIYCDVREFKVAVNGVHSLEYKHRFKELSKIDTLEIDGDIHLLEVRSW
- the LGALS8 gene encoding galectin-8 isoform X1, with translation MMSLNNLQNVIYNPVIPYVGTISEQLEPGTLIVLRGHVPSDSDRFQVDLQCGSSVKPRADVAFHFNPRFKRANCIVCNTLRNEKWGREEITYDMPFKKEKSFEIVIMVLKEKFQVAVNGKHTLLYAHRISPERIDTLGVYGSVILHSVGFSFSSDLGSTQGSTLEQTGISKENVQKSGGSQLTLPFVARLNSSMGPGRTVVIKGEVNTNAKGFTVDLLSGKSKDIALHLNPRLNMKAFVRNSFLREAWGEEERNITCFPFSPGMYFEMIIYCDVREFKVAVNGVHSLEYKHRFKELSKIDTLEIDGDIHLLEVRSW